Proteins encoded together in one Bradyrhizobium sp. CB82 window:
- a CDS encoding carbohydrate ABC transporter permease, whose product MTAEAQALHAARRTKRRSPARWGLYAFIFITALYFLLPLYVMVVTSLKPMAEIRQGNLLALPAAPSIDAWVKAWTSACTGLTCQGIKIGFLNSLRILVPSVAISILIGSLTGYALSLWRVRGANILFGAMMVVAFIPYQVFLYPLVRVFSFTGLGQSLITIVTVHTIFGLPTMTLLFRNYFASLPVELFKAARVDGAGFYQIYARIMMPMATPMIVVAVILQTTGIWNDFILGLVFAGRDNLPMTVQLNNIVNSTQGERAYNVDMAATLLTALLPLAVYFGSGRWFVRGIAAGAVKG is encoded by the coding sequence ATGACCGCGGAGGCGCAGGCGTTGCATGCCGCAAGACGGACGAAGCGCAGGAGCCCAGCGCGCTGGGGCCTCTATGCCTTCATCTTCATAACCGCGCTCTACTTCCTGCTGCCGCTCTACGTGATGGTCGTCACCTCGCTGAAGCCGATGGCAGAGATTCGGCAGGGCAATCTGTTGGCATTGCCGGCAGCTCCTAGCATCGACGCGTGGGTCAAGGCCTGGACCTCGGCCTGCACCGGTCTGACCTGCCAGGGCATCAAGATCGGCTTTCTCAACTCGCTGCGCATCCTGGTGCCGTCGGTCGCCATCTCCATCCTGATCGGCTCGCTCACCGGCTATGCGCTGTCGCTATGGCGTGTACGCGGCGCCAACATCCTGTTCGGCGCGATGATGGTGGTCGCGTTCATTCCCTATCAGGTGTTCCTCTATCCCTTGGTGCGTGTGTTTTCCTTCACCGGCCTCGGACAGTCGCTCATCACCATCGTGACCGTCCACACCATCTTCGGTCTTCCCACCATGACGCTGCTGTTCCGCAACTATTTCGCATCGCTGCCGGTCGAGTTGTTCAAGGCCGCCCGCGTCGACGGCGCAGGCTTCTACCAGATCTATGCGCGGATCATGATGCCGATGGCCACTCCCATGATCGTGGTCGCGGTGATCTTGCAGACCACCGGCATCTGGAACGATTTCATCCTGGGCCTCGTCTTCGCCGGCCGCGACAATCTACCGATGACGGTGCAGCTCAACAACATCGTCAATTCGACGCAAGGCGAGCGCGCCTACAACGTCGACATGGCGGCGACGCTGCTGACCGCGCTGTTGCCGCTTGCCGTCTATTTCGGCTCCGGCCGCTGGTTCGTGCGCGGCATCGCCGCCGGCGCAGTGAAGGGCTGA
- a CDS encoding sugar ABC transporter permease codes for MRLSLASRLSAVSALLPALLVMFVVYIGATSWTVWMSLTNSRMLPNNNFVGLRQYQMLLGNDRWITSVHNILVYGVLFVSLALLIGFLLAVAIDQRVRAEDTIRSIYLYPYSMSFVVTGLVWQWLLNPALGIQHVLRSWGFEGAAFDWIVRPETAIYCLVIAGVWQASGLVMAIMLAGLRGVDEEIWKAARVDGLPKWRVYVWIIIPMMGASFATAAVLLSTGVVRLYDLSVAMTNGGPGIASEVPAKFVMDHLFERANIGLATAAATTMLITVIAVVAPYLYWRARKGEMR; via the coding sequence ATGCGTCTTTCGCTGGCTTCACGACTCTCCGCGGTCTCCGCGCTCTTGCCGGCGCTGCTGGTGATGTTCGTCGTCTATATCGGCGCCACCAGCTGGACCGTCTGGATGTCGCTGACCAACTCGCGCATGCTGCCGAACAACAATTTCGTCGGGCTCCGGCAATATCAGATGCTGCTCGGCAACGATCGCTGGATCACCTCGGTCCACAATATCCTTGTCTACGGCGTGCTGTTCGTTTCGCTCGCGCTTCTGATCGGCTTCCTGCTGGCGGTTGCGATCGATCAGCGAGTACGGGCCGAGGACACGATCCGCTCGATCTATCTCTATCCCTATTCGATGTCCTTCGTCGTTACGGGCCTGGTCTGGCAATGGCTGCTCAACCCTGCGCTCGGCATCCAGCATGTGCTGCGCAGCTGGGGCTTCGAAGGCGCAGCCTTCGATTGGATCGTGCGGCCGGAGACCGCCATCTATTGCCTGGTCATCGCCGGCGTCTGGCAGGCTTCCGGGCTGGTGATGGCGATCATGCTTGCAGGCCTGCGCGGCGTCGACGAGGAGATCTGGAAGGCGGCGCGGGTCGACGGCCTGCCGAAATGGCGGGTCTATGTGTGGATCATCATTCCGATGATGGGTGCGAGCTTTGCGACTGCCGCAGTGCTGCTGTCGACGGGTGTGGTGCGTCTCTACGACCTTTCGGTAGCGATGACCAATGGCGGGCCCGGCATCGCCTCTGAGGTGCCTGCCAAGTTTGTCATGGATCATCTTTTTGAACGCGCCAATATCGGCCTTGCGACAGCGGCGGCCACCACCATGCTGATCACAGTGATCGCGGTGGTCGCGCCCTATCTCTACTGGCGCGCGCGCAAAGGAGAGATGCGATGA
- a CDS encoding sugar phosphate isomerase/epimerase, with the protein MTKPIDRFSIQLYSARSITPIEAQFALLSSLGYTMVEPWGALFSDPETLRRLLELHGMTAPSAHVGLDRLREDAVGTAKMCKGLGIETIFAPAPPLGEREGGEKEWRAIGRELSDLGRAVTGEGLKFGWHNHHWEYGRSESGRTYLECLFEEAPDLVWEADLAWIVRGGGDPVAEIKKHAQRLVACHIKDLAPSGQCADEDGWADPGHGIMDWSALRAAMREAGVSLFVAEHDKPNDVARFARRARETVAAWA; encoded by the coding sequence ATGACCAAGCCCATCGACCGGTTCTCCATCCAGCTCTATTCTGCCCGCTCCATCACCCCGATCGAGGCGCAGTTCGCCCTGCTGTCCAGTCTCGGCTACACGATGGTCGAACCTTGGGGCGCGCTGTTCAGCGATCCCGAAACGCTGAGGCGTCTGCTCGAACTCCACGGCATGACTGCGCCGAGCGCTCATGTCGGCCTCGACCGGCTGCGCGAGGACGCGGTCGGCACGGCGAAGATGTGCAAAGGGCTCGGCATCGAGACCATCTTTGCGCCGGCCCCACCCTTGGGCGAGCGCGAGGGCGGAGAAAAGGAATGGCGCGCCATCGGGCGCGAGCTTTCTGACCTCGGAAGAGCAGTGACCGGCGAGGGTCTCAAATTCGGCTGGCACAACCATCATTGGGAATATGGCCGCAGCGAGAGCGGCAGGACCTATCTCGAATGCCTGTTCGAGGAGGCCCCCGATCTCGTCTGGGAGGCCGATCTCGCCTGGATTGTGCGCGGTGGCGGCGATCCGGTCGCCGAGATCAAGAAGCATGCGCAGCGCCTGGTCGCCTGCCACATCAAGGATCTCGCGCCCTCGGGACAGTGCGCCGACGAGGACGGCTGGGCCGATCCCGGGCACGGCATCATGGACTGGTCGGCGCTGCGCGCGGCGATGAGGGAGGCCGGGGTCTCCCTGTTCGTCGCCGAACACGACAAGCCGAACGACGTCGCCCGCTTCGCGCGCCGGGCGCGCGAGACGGTGGCCGCCTGGGCGTAA
- a CDS encoding IS630 family transposase (programmed frameshift), which produces MGKPYSLDLRKRVVAAIEGGMSRNQAAKQFGVAISTAIGWMQRVEQTGSVEPGQMGGHKPKAVSGDHAVWLSQRIKDGDFTIRGLVTELAGRGLKVDYHSVWDFVHAEKLSFKKKRVAAGERDRPEVARRRAQWAKYQNRVEAERLVFIDETWTRTDMAPLRGWAPRGCRLHAKVPHGRWKTMTFLAALRHDRIDAPWFIEGPIDGVSFRAYVEKVLLPVLRPGDIVILDNLGSHRSKAVRQLIRSVGAKLFFLPKYSPDLNPIEQVFAKLKHLLRKAAARTVDAVCTAIGNALDAFTSEECANYLKNSGYRT; this is translated from the exons ATGGGCAAGCCGTATTCTCTGGATCTTCGCAAGCGTGTCGTGGCTGCGATCGAGGGCGGGATGTCCCGCAATCAGGCGGCCAAACAGTTTGGAGTAGCGATCAGCACGGCTATCGGCTGGATGCAGCGGGTCGAGCAGACCGGCAGCGTTGAACCCGGCCAGATGGGCGGTCACAAGCCGAAGGCTGTTTCGGGAGACCACGCCGTCTGGCTGTCGCAGCGGATCAAGGACGGCGATTTCACCATACGTGGTCTCGTTACCGAGCTTGCCGGTCGCGGTCTGAAGGTCGACTACCACTCGGTCTGGGACTTCGTACATGCCGAGAAGCTCAGCTTCAAAAAAAAGCG CGTGGCGGCTGGCGAACGGGATCGACCCGAGGTGGCGCGGCGACGAGCCCAGTGGGCAAAGTATCAAAATCGCGTCGAAGCTGAGCGCCTGGTCTTCATCGACGAGACCTGGACCAGGACCGATATGGCACCCTTGCGGGGATGGGCGCCGCGCGGGTGTAGACTTCACGCCAAGGTTCCCCACGGCCGCTGGAAGACTATGACCTTCCTGGCGGCCCTGCGCCACGACCGGATCGATGCTCCATGGTTCATCGAGGGGCCGATCGACGGCGTGAGCTTTCGCGCCTATGTCGAGAAGGTTCTTCTGCCCGTCCTTCGACCCGGCGATATCGTCATCTTGGACAACCTCGGCAGCCACAGGAGCAAAGCAGTTCGCCAGCTCATCCGTTCGGTCGGGGCCAAGCTCTTCTTCCTGCCAAAATACTCGCCCGACCTGAACCCGATCGAGCAGGTCTTTGCCAAGCTCAAGCACCTGCTTCGCAAAGCTGCCGCGCGAACTGTCGACGCAGTCTGCACCGCAATCGGCAACGCACTCGATGCCTTTACCTCAGAGGAATGCGCCAACTACCTCAAAAATTCAGGCTATCGAACTTAA
- a CDS encoding sugar phosphate isomerase/epimerase, which yields MKMIKGPAIFLAQFAADAAPFNSFDSICGWAASLGYEGVQIPSGDGRLFDLRKASESQDYADEVKGIATHHGLAITELSTHLQGQLVAVHPAYDAAFDGFAAPEVRGNPKARTEWAVDQVKRAILASRRLGLTALATFSGALAWPYVYPWPQRPAGLIETAFDELARRWRPILDYADEHGVDLAYEIHPGEDLHDGVSYEMFLERVNGHKSANLLYDPSHLVLQQLDYLDYIDVYHERIKAFHVKDAEFNPTGRQGVYGGFQGWVERAGRFRSPGDGQVDFGAIFSKLTQYDYDSWAVLEWECALKHPEQGAREGAEFIKSHIIRVTEKAFDDYASAGTDDSANRKMLGIS from the coding sequence ATGAAGATGATCAAGGGACCGGCGATATTCCTCGCTCAGTTCGCTGCCGACGCGGCGCCGTTCAATTCCTTCGACTCGATCTGCGGATGGGCCGCCTCACTCGGCTACGAGGGGGTTCAGATTCCGAGCGGGGATGGGCGGCTCTTCGACCTTAGGAAAGCTTCGGAGTCGCAGGACTACGCCGACGAGGTGAAGGGGATCGCGACCCACCACGGGCTTGCGATCACCGAGCTCTCGACCCATCTCCAGGGCCAGCTCGTTGCCGTTCACCCGGCCTATGACGCCGCTTTCGACGGCTTCGCCGCGCCGGAAGTGCGCGGGAATCCCAAGGCCCGCACGGAGTGGGCCGTCGACCAGGTCAAGCGCGCGATCTTGGCCTCCAGGCGTCTCGGGCTCACTGCACTTGCGACCTTCTCCGGTGCACTTGCCTGGCCCTATGTCTATCCCTGGCCGCAGCGCCCGGCCGGTCTCATCGAGACAGCATTCGATGAGCTCGCCAGGCGCTGGCGGCCGATCCTCGACTATGCCGACGAACACGGTGTCGATCTCGCTTATGAGATCCATCCCGGTGAGGACCTTCACGACGGCGTCTCCTATGAGATGTTTCTTGAGCGGGTCAATGGCCACAAGAGCGCGAACCTCCTCTACGACCCGTCGCACTTGGTGCTGCAGCAGCTCGACTATCTCGATTACATCGACGTCTACCACGAGCGCATCAAGGCATTCCACGTCAAGGACGCCGAGTTCAATCCGACTGGCCGCCAGGGCGTCTATGGCGGGTTCCAGGGCTGGGTCGAGCGTGCCGGCCGCTTCCGCTCGCCCGGCGATGGCCAGGTCGACTTCGGTGCCATCTTCTCGAAGCTCACGCAATACGATTACGACAGCTGGGCGGTGCTTGAGTGGGAATGTGCGCTGAAGCATCCCGAGCAGGGCGCACGCGAGGGTGCCGAGTTTATCAAGAGCCATATTATCCGAGTCACAGAGAAAGCCTTCGACGATTACGCAAGCGCCGGCACCGACGACTCAGCGAACCGCAAGATGCTCGGCATCTCCTGA
- a CDS encoding Gfo/Idh/MocA family oxidoreductase: MSKLGVGVVGCGNISTIYMHNMPKFRDLKLIACADLRPEAAQAQAAQFCIEALSIEELLARPDIQIVVNLTTPNAHYGVSHAAFNAGKHVFGEKPITVEANDAATLVAEAARRGLKLGCAPDTFLGGGGRTAREFVDTGRIGKVLYGTCFLMSHGMEHWHPDPTFFFKPGGGPILDMGPYYLAALINLLGPVALVQGRASAGFATRLVTSKGPMNGKTVAVETPTTVMSLLHFESGADIIFAMSWDVWKHGHPPIELYGTEGSLRVPDPNFFGGAVQYTEKGGDWISVPADDRPFGKPNWRSPNWADHMPNQANYRCLGVAELASAVLRGTPHRSSGALASHALEVKHAILKASVEGGEIAVRSRVERPAPLSDVDAMALWAGETF, from the coding sequence ATGAGCAAGCTCGGAGTCGGCGTCGTCGGATGCGGCAACATCTCGACGATCTACATGCACAACATGCCCAAATTCCGCGATCTCAAGCTAATCGCCTGCGCTGACCTGCGGCCTGAGGCCGCGCAAGCCCAGGCGGCGCAGTTCTGCATCGAGGCATTGTCGATCGAGGAGCTGCTGGCGCGCCCCGATATCCAGATCGTCGTCAATCTCACCACGCCGAACGCGCATTACGGCGTGAGCCACGCGGCGTTTAACGCCGGCAAGCACGTGTTTGGCGAAAAGCCGATCACGGTGGAAGCCAACGACGCCGCGACCTTGGTCGCGGAGGCGGCGCGTCGCGGCCTGAAGCTCGGCTGCGCACCGGATACGTTTCTTGGCGGCGGCGGACGGACGGCGCGCGAGTTCGTTGATACGGGGCGGATCGGCAAAGTGCTCTATGGCACCTGCTTCCTGATGTCGCATGGCATGGAGCACTGGCATCCCGATCCGACCTTCTTCTTCAAGCCGGGCGGCGGGCCGATCCTCGACATGGGGCCCTATTACCTTGCGGCCCTCATCAATCTGTTGGGTCCCGTTGCGCTGGTGCAGGGGCGTGCGAGCGCCGGCTTCGCCACGCGGCTCGTCACCTCGAAGGGGCCGATGAACGGCAAGACGGTCGCGGTTGAAACCCCGACGACTGTCATGTCGCTGCTGCATTTCGAATCAGGCGCCGACATCATCTTTGCGATGAGCTGGGACGTCTGGAAACACGGACATCCGCCGATCGAGCTTTACGGCACCGAGGGCTCGCTGCGTGTGCCGGACCCCAACTTCTTCGGCGGCGCGGTGCAATACACCGAGAAGGGTGGCGACTGGATCTCGGTCCCTGCCGACGACCGGCCCTTCGGCAAGCCCAACTGGCGCTCGCCAAATTGGGCCGATCACATGCCGAACCAAGCCAACTATCGTTGCCTGGGCGTCGCCGAACTCGCAAGTGCGGTGCTGCGCGGCACGCCACACCGCTCCTCCGGAGCGCTGGCGAGCCACGCGCTGGAGGTGAAGCACGCGATCCTCAAGGCCAGCGTCGAAGGCGGTGAGATCGCAGTGCGCTCGCGCGTCGAGCGACCGGCGCCGCTGTCCGACGTCGATGCGATGGCGTTGTGGGCCGGCGAGACGTTCTGA
- a CDS encoding antibiotic biosynthesis monooxygenase family protein, with amino-acid sequence MTHIQIGGRIVTQITVIEAEPDKQNEALALMADRARFMARQPGFVSISLHRSVDGRRIVNYVQWQSRELLQSAHQSPDFRKEWGKFDDLTDQIDPHLYEVVQVLDAG; translated from the coding sequence ATGACCCACATTCAAATAGGTGGTCGAATAGTGACGCAGATCACCGTAATCGAAGCCGAGCCGGATAAACAGAATGAAGCGCTCGCGCTGATGGCCGATCGAGCACGATTTATGGCTCGCCAGCCTGGCTTTGTCTCGATCAGCTTGCATCGAAGCGTCGACGGCCGACGCATCGTCAACTACGTCCAATGGCAAAGCCGCGAACTGCTGCAGTCTGCCCACCAATCGCCGGACTTTCGTAAGGAGTGGGGCAAGTTTGACGACTTGACGGATCAAATCGATCCACATCTCTACGAAGTTGTCCAGGTTCTGGACGCAGGCTAG
- the ugpC gene encoding sn-glycerol-3-phosphate ABC transporter ATP-binding protein UgpC has translation MQKSNVDIRSLQIGFGGLKVLENLNLHVGASEFLVLLGPSGCGKSTLLNAIAGLIDVRGGEIHIGGRDVTWAEPKDRGIAMVFQSYALYPRMSVRRNMSFGLKVAGTPQDEIERRVGEAAQMLRLTSLLDRRPSELSGGQRQRVAIGRALVRHAGVYLFDEPLSNLDAQLRAELRVEIKRLHARLGATMIYVTHDQIEALTLADRIAVMQGGVIQQLDTPKKIYREPVNRFVASFVGSPAMNFISGRIARGSEVGFIAGVNRLGLNGYVFRTQPTDAPAVLGIRPEHIEVTASDDPSSVSARVEMIEPMGADTLIWCRLADSTAFSFRYDADAQVRVGDTVTVRFPADALSLFDETSGQRL, from the coding sequence ATGCAGAAATCGAATGTCGACATCAGGAGCCTTCAGATCGGCTTTGGCGGCCTGAAGGTACTGGAGAATCTCAATCTCCACGTCGGGGCGTCCGAGTTCCTCGTGCTGCTTGGGCCCTCCGGATGTGGCAAGTCGACATTGCTCAACGCGATCGCAGGGCTGATCGACGTCAGGGGTGGCGAGATCCATATCGGTGGCCGCGATGTCACCTGGGCGGAACCAAAGGATCGCGGCATCGCGATGGTGTTCCAGAGCTACGCGCTCTATCCGCGCATGAGCGTACGGCGGAATATGTCGTTCGGGCTGAAGGTCGCGGGCACGCCGCAGGACGAGATTGAGCGCCGCGTCGGCGAGGCCGCGCAGATGCTGCGGCTCACCAGCCTCCTTGACCGCCGTCCCAGCGAGCTGTCCGGTGGCCAGCGCCAGCGTGTCGCGATTGGCCGAGCGCTGGTGCGGCATGCCGGCGTCTATCTGTTCGACGAGCCACTCTCCAATCTGGACGCCCAACTGCGCGCCGAGCTCAGGGTCGAGATCAAGCGGCTGCATGCACGGCTCGGCGCCACCATGATCTACGTGACGCACGACCAGATCGAGGCGCTGACGCTCGCGGACCGGATCGCGGTGATGCAGGGCGGCGTGATCCAGCAGCTCGACACGCCGAAGAAGATCTATCGCGAGCCGGTCAACCGGTTCGTCGCCTCCTTCGTCGGTTCGCCCGCGATGAATTTCATTTCCGGCCGGATCGCGCGTGGCAGCGAGGTCGGATTCATCGCCGGCGTAAACCGGCTTGGCCTGAACGGCTACGTCTTTCGCACCCAGCCGACCGACGCACCGGCCGTTCTCGGCATCCGGCCGGAGCATATCGAGGTGACCGCGTCCGACGATCCATCCTCCGTTTCCGCGCGCGTCGAGATGATCGAGCCGATGGGCGCGGACACGTTGATCTGGTGTCGCCTTGCCGACAGCACCGCCTTCTCCTTCCGCTATGACGCCGACGCGCAGGTGCGTGTCGGGGACACAGTCACCGTCCGATTCCCCGCCGATGCCCTGTCGCTGTTTGATGAGACGAGCGGACAGCGCCTCTAG
- a CDS encoding LacI family DNA-binding transcriptional regulator produces the protein MAKRTRVTRQKATKIADVARLAGVSVATVSRTLARPEVVIEETRTRVLAAVRDTGYTPNISARNLRVRKTMIVLVAVPDIANPFFAEVLQGIDDTLSAAGYGLIIANLAGSPEKEARYVDLVCAGQADGVLLLCGHVIRSPHRDLRDARVPLVAACEYIPRERFPQVTIDNVETAREAVRHLIELGHTSIAYLSGPPPNILEQQRLEGYRQALREAGIAADAGLILSGDFTFRTGVEAGQALLALEPAARPTALFAANDEMAIGLIKTVHAAGLQIPDDLSVVGFDGIAYADYCEPTLTTIVQPRRDLGAIAAAELIALMTTGKAGLRKDIKLPATLTLRDSTRSPRKSPGHLSGGARSG, from the coding sequence ATGGCCAAGCGAACCAGAGTGACACGCCAAAAGGCGACCAAGATCGCCGACGTCGCGCGGCTGGCGGGAGTCTCGGTTGCGACCGTCAGCCGGACGCTGGCGCGCCCCGAGGTCGTAATTGAGGAAACCCGCACACGTGTGCTCGCTGCCGTGCGCGACACCGGCTACACGCCGAACATTTCCGCAAGGAACCTGCGCGTCCGGAAGACCATGATCGTGCTGGTGGCCGTGCCGGACATCGCCAACCCGTTCTTCGCTGAGGTTCTCCAAGGCATCGACGACACGCTGTCGGCCGCCGGCTACGGACTCATCATTGCCAATCTGGCCGGCTCACCGGAGAAGGAAGCACGCTACGTCGATCTGGTCTGCGCCGGACAGGCCGACGGCGTGCTGCTCTTGTGCGGTCATGTGATACGCAGCCCCCACCGCGACTTGCGCGACGCGCGCGTGCCGCTGGTTGCCGCCTGCGAGTACATCCCGCGAGAACGCTTCCCGCAGGTCACAATCGATAATGTCGAGACTGCGCGCGAGGCGGTGCGACACCTGATCGAACTGGGCCACACAAGCATCGCTTATCTGTCCGGGCCGCCCCCCAACATCCTCGAGCAGCAGCGTCTCGAAGGTTATCGGCAGGCCCTGCGCGAGGCGGGAATTGCGGCCGATGCGGGATTGATTCTATCCGGCGATTTCACCTTCCGCACCGGTGTCGAGGCCGGCCAGGCGCTGCTTGCACTCGAGCCGGCGGCGCGCCCGACCGCGCTGTTTGCGGCCAATGATGAAATGGCGATCGGCCTAATCAAGACCGTGCACGCGGCCGGACTCCAGATCCCGGACGATCTCTCCGTCGTCGGGTTCGACGGCATCGCCTACGCCGACTATTGCGAGCCCACCCTGACGACCATCGTCCAGCCCCGCCGCGACCTCGGGGCCATCGCCGCGGCCGAACTGATCGCGCTGATGACGACCGGCAAGGCGGGGCTGCGGAAGGACATTAAGCTTCCCGCCACGCTAACCCTGCGCGACAGCACGCGCTCGCCGCGCAAGAGTCCCGGCCATTTATCCGGGGGCGCGAGGTCCGGCTAA
- a CDS encoding ABC transporter substrate-binding protein — protein MKRALFASVAIATLASVPVSAEEMKAEVIHWWTSGGEAAAVKVFADQFAKAGGTWIDSAVAGAANARNAAISRTVAGNPPTAMQLNTGKQFDELVEGDLLADVDAVATEGNWKGVMPAAFVAAATRNGKMFAVPINIHGQNWLWYNKAVLASVGAAEPKTWDDAFAVLDKLKVDGKVIPLAFSGQKIWERNLFSAVLIGVGGGPMWVGIMGKRDAALAQSAEFKAVAVAYKKLKDYVDAGAPGRNWNDATNLIIQGKAGMQIMGDWAKGEFVAAGKIPEKDYGCTVLSNHGGGYMMGGDVFVFPKAKDSLTTTAQMTLARLMLTPETQIQFSLRKGSIPVRSDVDASQLDACAQKGMRYVSNAAQQLPSADMLAPPALIGALEDAISQYWNTNMNADEFSAKVGGVLKAQY, from the coding sequence ATGAAGCGTGCGCTGTTCGCATCAGTGGCGATTGCCACCTTAGCCTCGGTGCCTGTCTCCGCAGAAGAGATGAAGGCCGAGGTCATCCATTGGTGGACCTCAGGCGGCGAGGCCGCCGCGGTGAAGGTGTTTGCCGATCAGTTCGCCAAGGCGGGTGGGACATGGATCGACAGCGCCGTGGCGGGTGCCGCCAACGCGCGAAATGCTGCGATCAGCCGCACCGTCGCCGGCAATCCTCCGACCGCGATGCAGCTCAACACCGGCAAGCAATTCGACGAACTGGTGGAAGGCGATCTGCTCGCCGATGTCGATGCGGTCGCCACCGAGGGCAATTGGAAGGGCGTGATGCCAGCGGCGTTCGTTGCGGCTGCAACTCGCAACGGCAAGATGTTCGCGGTGCCGATCAACATCCATGGCCAGAACTGGCTCTGGTACAACAAGGCTGTGCTCGCCTCGGTCGGCGCCGCCGAGCCGAAGACCTGGGACGATGCCTTTGCTGTTCTCGACAAGCTGAAAGTCGACGGTAAGGTGATCCCGCTGGCCTTCTCGGGTCAGAAGATATGGGAACGAAACCTGTTCAGCGCGGTGCTCATCGGCGTCGGTGGCGGACCGATGTGGGTTGGGATCATGGGCAAGCGCGACGCGGCACTGGCGCAAAGTGCCGAGTTCAAGGCCGTCGCGGTCGCCTACAAGAAGCTCAAGGACTACGTCGACGCCGGTGCGCCCGGGCGCAACTGGAACGATGCCACCAACCTGATCATCCAGGGTAAGGCCGGCATGCAGATCATGGGCGATTGGGCCAAGGGCGAATTCGTCGCCGCCGGCAAGATCCCCGAAAAGGACTATGGCTGCACCGTGCTGTCCAACCATGGCGGCGGATACATGATGGGTGGGGACGTGTTCGTGTTCCCGAAGGCGAAGGACAGCTTGACGACCACGGCGCAGATGACGCTCGCCCGGCTGATGCTGACGCCAGAGACTCAGATCCAGTTTTCGCTGAGGAAGGGATCGATCCCGGTGCGCAGTGACGTCGATGCCTCCCAACTCGACGCCTGCGCCCAGAAGGGTATGCGTTACGTCTCCAATGCCGCGCAGCAATTGCCGTCGGCCGACATGCTGGCCCCTCCTGCGCTCATTGGTGCGCTGGAGGATGCGATCTCGCAATACTGGAACACCAACATGAACGCGGACGAATTCTCCGCCAAGGTTGGTGGCGTGCTGAAGGCACAGTACTGA